TATGTTTGTTAATTACATTTGTGCTAATCAGTTAGGATTGGTTACCTCGTACCTACACGGTATGTAAACCAATAGGTATACAgtgtaatatgtataaatattataatatgttgccATGACAAAAAGACCGTTAAATCTCTACTGGCACTTGAGGTAGACTTAAAATGTTTGAAGAGGTTACATTCAGAAACGGGACTGCTTGAATGACTTCAATCATAGTACGTTGTGTCACATCATATTGCATATAACCTAGCCTGTAAGGCTTTCTCTATAAAATTAAAGGCAGCAATTCGGTGATTGAGTTTATATTGTACCTGCATCACGAGGTATTTTATAGAAGATTGAGCcaactctaaaattaaaaaaaaaaatgccggAATTTATAAAGCAAATGCAACACAGACGTATAAAATTGAATTCCGGTAAATAAAATGTGCAAGTAACGCACCAAGGAGAACTAGTTACACCCTTTCATAAATGACTTAAATAgcatatatactttaaaaatttcttttaaaacaactacAATTAAGGCTGGTGATGGttattacatacaataatttttatatatcgctgcttttacaaaacattttaagacgTTTCTAGACTTTTCAAACACACTGCATATACAAACTTCACCTGGAAAACCACAAAATTCAGTAAATTTACTTGATGTAGACGTTCTTTTAAACAGCGTTCGCtgcaaaactaaaattcatgtcaaagacaTATATAGCAATACATCTTTATAcaagggtgtacataaagtcctgcacgggtataatattttctgaacgataacagataaataaacaagatttggtatatcaatactacacctaaaaatctattttttgaaggaactatcagttttctataatatcatggggacgtcccgcaaggagtcagaaggaaatcttaaataggagcataggtcaatatggacatcattttaaagggcttatctagcagagtttaatgccgcaaaccgcactcaaaaatattgatccagtacaaaaaatggcggctgttcaaagattttacttggttacattttattagtagccataaaccccagtaaagcaaaactgcaaccaaacgaatactgcagctaactactacattatgcttgtcagttgtacagaagtgtgaattatgacattagttatcctcaaggggttacaaatttggtcctaatatattgataacggggaaaacctgatcaGCCTGATCAgctctttgaacagccgccattttgtactggatcaatttTTTTGAGTgaggtttgcggcattaaactctgctagataagccctttaaaatgatgtccatattgacctatgctcctattatttaagatttcctttctgactccttgcgggacgtccccataatattacagaaaactgatagttccttcaaaaagtagatttttaggtgtagtattgatgtaccaaatcttgtttatttatctgttatcgttcagaaaatattatacccgtgcaggactttatgtacaccctgtataggaTGCAATACCTCATCATGAGGGCTACTAGCTACAGTACGTAAAGACATCTATACCCGAGGGTCTTGCTTTATGGGCTAAGAATTTATTTACCCATGGCATTGGCTtccacaaatatattaaatttttgtcagTTTCACAGATGATACcctaaaattgtattaacattgCAATGACTAAACTCAAAAACCAAACTCGTGTTTTGaatgttatatgttatttatatatatgttttttaatttcataattttgaaatactttaataTCCTAAGTGTATTTCGCTCTGCCTCTTGGGGTAAAATTTCTCCTTTAGAGTGGCAAGATTACACTTTAATCCTATGATAcccaattaaaatgtattataatttcttattatacTAGTCCAAACGTTAAAGCGTTTACAAACCCTTTCATActtaagaaataagaaaatttcaTCCTTTCAAACATCAATCCGTAGAAGATTAAATACAAAGCAAGAATGTTCGTGGGGTGTTTCTGACCCTTTCAATATCACGATTAAATCACGGCAGATGGAAAGCGCAACAAAGTCCCACCAAGGTGATGGAAGTGTATGGATTATACTTTCTTGTTTAGATTAAAAGCTTCCACCCTGTTTGAGTGTGCCCAGTGTTTATTTGTAAATCCGTCAGTTCCCCAAGTAGAAAATATTCTCTTTGATTTCAGTTTAATACATCTCAATATCTAATAATGAATCTGAAAGGGACACGAAATTTCCATTATCACTTCAGCAATCCTATACTGTTACtagttataaattcaaaataaatcaaagcttaaatttaataaacttgtaCTTTTGTGAGAACCTTCACATTAGATATTATAACAAAGacctcaaattaaattaaatgtttataattaaaaaaaactaggtATTTGACTTGgactattattaaaaagtaaaacattattttgtccAACACGAAGCTACGTATTAACAATGTGAGAGAGGGTCTGACGAAAAAAATCCACTTTAAATTTAACGGATGAAACATATTTATAGGATCGTTAATATActataagattttatttagttttttgcaGGTTCAATATGACCTCTGGGATCGAGATATCAACTAGACGCAGCCAGAGAATGTGGTGTGATTTTACCACGCTGTGCTCTTACAGCTTAGTACATATTCCGTTTGTATTGTTGTAGCACTCATTATTTTCGTACAGATGAAAGTTTactatattcattatttttgtgatttattaactGTCATAATGTAGGTTTGGAATTGAGATCTACACAGATTTGCCAACTGACTATTACATCCGCTTAAGGGTCGTATTAGAAATGTTAtttcctattatatatatatatatatatatatatatatatatatatatatatatatatatatatattattagggTTTGCCCAAAAACTTATCAGACATAACCTAAGTTGAAATTGGCTATTCCCAGGCTTCACCAAGATTATTTCcgatgtgtgtgtgtttgtgtgtgacatattatgtctttatttaaattttatttagaacttgTTCTGATATTAAGCTGCAAATcaattggaattaaatttaagttttatacaaaaaatgtcgaGAATGCACATATTCGTTCTGTAACAGGCTTTAATAAATGATCCATTCTTGtcgatttctttaaaatatttttaggttttctgTCGTATTACTATACTGCTACTGCTTTGTATCGAACTACTGCTTCGAATAAATTGTACCTATAGAGTCATTGTCGACTTTTGCATTTTGCTTAGACCAAGAAAGCGTGCTGATCACTAATGTACTTCCAGATTTAGTATTGAACTTCTGATCGAGTGATTGAGTGATTATCACAATATCCGGTTGTGCCTTATAATTCTGTGGTTCAACTTTGCTCCTACATCTCTCATCAATACGTTAAACCATTCTGAAAACCATTCACACACATGTAGACACAGAGATACACGTGCATGTTACTTTTCGGATCGATATTGTTACCAGGCGTGCGTCGCCTCGCTCAGATAAAACACATGCAAATGGACATACCAGAATCAAAATGCAATTGAACCCAGATACTATTTTATACAGGTGCTCAATAATCTCGGAACATGATGTTAGTGGTAATTTTAGGtattatttgatacaattatttcgtttgtgtagaAATATagtgtatacatttaaattttttcatgaacGTCTCATAGCAAAAAAACCATTACAcaaatcatttaattatttaggcATACGTGATAACAGTTACtatacaaaatcttttttacCATTTGATAACTTCATGCATAAACTTCAATGTCTTACTTAACACAGGTTTAATCCCAATGCTGGTATGAAGCTAGTAGGATAACATTATCGGTGACAgtgatttatagtttatatttttttgtgaatgaaagttatttattttacaattcaagGACTAGATGAGTACGCGGGCTCAATTTactattacattataaaactccATACTTAGTGCATAGATTGAACAAGACCGATTGAATTATGATGTTCGACGTTTCCCCCAAAATATGGTACATTTAGAAATCAAGCCATCATAATAAATACGTCCAGATATAAATATAAGGGTAATCTCTATAGAATGGTGAGCCTCAGCACGAAAGGTCCTATTAGTAGTTTGAAACATTAAGATCCCGACTCGATGATATGCTAAGTTAGTGCAATTAAACACTTGCTGAAAAAAGACTTACTCTCAGCCGAAAACGATGTTTGAATGCTCAGTAAAATTGTTAGTATAATTTATCCGAAAATGAAGTAGTGTTTCAAAAATTTACTAAgcatattatacatcttttaggcAGAGGTAATACCGAATGATGATTGTGTTTGTAATGCATGCCCATTTACATAGTATTACTATAATGGACGTTACAAAACATGTACAACCTGCAAAAGTGgcacaaattattattaataatttgaccAAGAGGAACTCCAACATTCCCTTGACAGGATAAGTAACTGGTGCAGAGTAAATGCTATGGAGCTTAATATAGCTAAGTGTCTTGTCATCAGCTACACTCGAAGCAACACAGCCAGGCCCTCAGACTATTCTCTAAATGGATCCCCTCTTAAGATAGTAGACAGAGTCAGGGACCTCGGAGTTATTATGACACCCTCCCTAAGCCCTTACGAACACATAATGCATGTTAAAAATAAGGCCTCTTCTATGCTTGGGTTTATTGCCCGAACCTGCAAAGACTTCAGATCCCCCTCTACATCGGCTATCCTCTATAAGACTCTTGTGCGTCCTTTGTTGGAGTACTGTTCCGttgtttggtctccatatcaAGTGGGCCACATTGTGCTGCTGAACAGAGTGCAGGTGCGTTGCTTAAGACTTCTTGGAGTCaaactgggatataattatcttgcaacccccgtcgctgagattgagatgctatatggactgcagcctctccaggaaagaagaaaacatatttatatgttattcctgtacaggctggtgaacggcttcctcgactgccctcatctagtgtcggatgtagacttctctataccaagaggtacccgctctaagacacttttctgcagaagatttaggcccacatattattcatcaaaccatggaatatgcagacttctaaaactgggtagtgaggcagcgcacatcgacttttttcacgattcaaaaATACtccctgaaaaacaaattattaaatgtaaacacctaacacatgcttaatACAGATCCACTTACAataactaacagctacgattgtagtaattattgatagtatattgttgagtttccaaattttattaatgttatagcattggtcaactatttatttatcgttgctgttactgtattgttattattccttgttatttattgttgtttttgttattcatatttatagtatatcactctgttattgcgTATGTTGTTCAcgttagagcttacataagacagtgtatattgattatgatttgtcatcgTGATTGCTACGTGTTTGATTTGTTGAAATACTTTTGTGAAAATGGATGGAACCGttggaaagaaataaataatattaaaggatttttagGAGTTCCTGCATTGAGATTTATCACCAGACATTggaataattaatcaaatttatttttgtaacattagacgtgtaatattgttaattttaagtattttaggtTATTAGCTAAGCGTTAACGAAGCTTACTTCTCAAGCAAGGCCTATTACAATCAAATCTAACGATATATCTGACTATACGATATATAGAGAAACATTTATCTATAAGGGTGAAATATTAcgtgaatattaatatctatataagTAACATCGAGTTAAATGACTTTATAGtgtttggctgaacgttagtggaCATTATTATgttagatttgtaaaaaaaacttgtgAGAGCGTAAAATTCGCAGattaaaacaaactgagtacagttaTTGTACACTAGCTGTTAACCGCGGTTTCACACGCAaactttagaaccgaagtccttatattacttcgtaaaaaaatttatgatgtaatatgatgggaatcctataaaaattttaaaacgtacgtaggcatacatcaggtagatattatttaagttcatggtaaatagtatcagggttttaaattaattattatataatgtttggcacgtgtaggagcatttcttgttgtaattaattatatacataacgtcacagctgaatctgccttgttatcccaatcaattctttgtttgaaaggttattttttaagatggaaggattgtgaaggaaacaggatttttccggacatttgccatcgttcagtgaaacaataaatcagtaacactacgtttcgagatctgcaatctgatctcttcttcaggtaaagaactaacctaatacataatattacaaactaggttaaaataaacaattcttaccaaagcgttatggcacacctaagtcaggaattacaacctacatgttgtttgtcaacttcaataactctataaacatgcacttaataaaaactatacaaaacactaatcattaaacattaaacaatcaCGAGTATTATATTGAAATGAGCTCTGCAACCTCGGCGAAGCTTGTTATATCACATTTATAGCGCGATGTACTCTTAACATGTATTTgcttttaaacatgaaatttcatttacatGTAGGTGACCTCTGGAACAAAATTATTCGTCTACTATTTGATGCGCAATATTACGATTAGTGCGTCAAATTTCATTATCTCACAATTCTGAGTAAGGTAATAACTTACATTGGAAATAAGTAGGGTTTAATTAACAACCATATAAATTGTATGTGTTGAGATTCGTTTACCACTCTATTTACAAGAACGGTGGGATGTGAGGTGAGCTCTACATGTGGAAGTTACGTATATCAACCAGGGAAAATCTCTTCTCTGCAGTTAACAGGTTGTGTAGTGGGTACCACAGCCATCAATACTTCAAATacttttaaccaatttttataaGTGTTGCTAGACTTCCATTGACGCTTTCTGGCCCAATAGATAAATCGGTATAGTCTAGATGGTTCCGCAGCATCAGAATGTAAACTCGGACCAGTGTTCTTGTCAACTAAGTAAccatttgtaattaataattggTTTGAGACTAATTAATATTTCTACTAAACTATAGGTCTTATAGTACTAATATCgtttttagtgtttaatatttttaatgaattggaACTTTGGAATTCTTTTTatcattcatataatataaagaaCTAACAGATCTCCCATTCTTAGTTCTGggtaaatacacatttttatgcTGCTTATTGCAGGCCGAGATACAAAACAgggatgaaataaaataactctaCGTTATTGAGACTATTTTTAAtatgaagattttaatataacaaaatatttttatagaacagatatatatatatatatatatatatatatatatatatataatgtaaaaatatatatctaataaatatagaaaaataatatatatatatatatatatatatatatatatatttaatgtaaataaaagtcgtttgacaggtatttggtcttccaatcatatgttagtttgcttatttaaacgcatatgtgacatatacggccaaataaaaaataattgaatcagaaaaagtaagcg
This genomic stretch from Homalodisca vitripennis isolate AUS2020 chromosome 6, UT_GWSS_2.1, whole genome shotgun sequence harbors:
- the LOC124365422 gene encoding uncharacterized protein LOC124365422 produces the protein MELNIAKCLVISYTRSNTARPSDYSLNGSPLKIVDRVRDLGVIMTPSLSPYEHIMHVKNKASSMLGFIARTCKDFRSPSTSAILYKTLVRPLLEYCSVVWSPYQVGHIVLLNRVQMYYYWECVIAHPELDI